One Halalkalicoccus tibetensis genomic region harbors:
- a CDS encoding manganese catalase family protein yields the protein MFFHDDELQYPVEVEEPDPAFARMLQQAIGGVEGEIRVFMQYLFQGMNLPPEHDQMRMMLYETAMEELGHVEMLATAVAKNLEGAPVGMREEFAQDSAVNAAMHGYLPRQFLSAGFGAMPEDSQGNPFSTDHVYASGNLAGDLYANVTAEATGRTLATRLWEMTDDPGMKDMLSYLIARDTMHQNQWLAALQDLGDPDDAFDHLPVPDSFPQEEENQEFNYEFMSTTNEPVDDPEKPWTTGDAVDSKGQFSFGRQPGGGEPQLPSPDPRAYTEPTD from the coding sequence CGACGAACTACAGTACCCAGTCGAGGTAGAGGAACCGGACCCGGCGTTCGCGCGGATGCTCCAGCAGGCGATCGGGGGCGTCGAGGGCGAGATCCGGGTGTTCATGCAGTACCTGTTCCAGGGGATGAACCTCCCGCCGGAGCACGACCAGATGCGGATGATGCTCTACGAGACGGCCATGGAGGAGCTCGGCCACGTTGAGATGCTCGCGACGGCGGTCGCGAAGAACCTCGAGGGGGCCCCGGTCGGCATGCGCGAGGAGTTCGCCCAGGACAGTGCCGTCAACGCCGCGATGCACGGCTACCTGCCCCGGCAGTTCCTCTCGGCGGGCTTCGGCGCGATGCCCGAGGACAGCCAGGGCAACCCCTTCAGCACGGATCACGTCTACGCGAGCGGCAACCTCGCGGGCGACCTCTACGCCAACGTGACCGCCGAGGCCACCGGAAGAACGCTCGCGACCCGGCTCTGGGAGATGACCGACGACCCCGGGATGAAGGACATGCTGTCGTACCTGATCGCCCGGGACACGATGCACCAGAACCAGTGGCTCGCGGCGCTGCAGGACCTCGGCGACCCGGACGACGCGTTCGATCACCTGCCCGTGCCCGACAGCTTCCCCCAGGAGGAGGAGAACCAAGAGTTCAACTACGAGTTCATGTCGACGACCAACGAGCCAGTCGACGACCCCGAAAAGCCCTGGACGACGGGCGACGCCGTCGACAGCAAGGGCCAGTTCTCCTTCGGCCGCCAGCCCGGCGGCGGCGAGCCCCAGCTGCCCTCGCCCGACCCGCGGGCGTACACCGAGCCGACCGACTGA